The Rhodocytophaga rosea genome has a segment encoding these proteins:
- a CDS encoding DUF1501 domain-containing protein, which translates to MSDFHQQITHQLNRREFLKGSVLGLGAAALGSLLNTGMAKGAAHAASDDPSHMIRHFVPKAKRVIYLFQSGAPSQLELFDYKPKLKEMFGQELPASVRGNQRLTGMSSGQRSFPLAFGKFNFAQHGNSRAWISDLLPYHTQIADEVCFIKSMHTEAINHDPAVTFVQTGSQQAGRPSFGSWVSYGLGSDNENLPSFCVLLSKGKGGDQPLYAKLWGNGFLPSEHQGVMFRSGKDPVLYLNDPSGIDRTSRRRMLDYLAKMHQEQFKHVLDPEINSRVSQYEMAYRMQTSVPETLDISREPDYIYDMYGPDSRIPGTFAANCLLARRLAERDVKFVQLYHQGWDQHGNLPNDIKIMAKSVDQASAALVKDLKQRGLLEDTLVVWGGEFGRTNYSQGKLTPENYGRDHHPRCFTVWMAGAGIKKGFSFGETDDFGYNVVKDPVHVHDFQATAMYLLGIDHEKLIFKHQGRRYRLTDVAGKVVKEIMA; encoded by the coding sequence ATGTCCGATTTTCATCAGCAGATTACACACCAGTTGAACCGCCGGGAATTCCTGAAGGGAAGTGTATTGGGATTAGGTGCCGCTGCCCTGGGTTCGTTATTAAACACAGGTATGGCCAAAGGGGCTGCTCATGCTGCCAGTGATGATCCCAGCCATATGATTCGGCATTTTGTGCCCAAAGCCAAACGAGTAATTTATTTGTTTCAGAGTGGGGCACCCTCCCAGCTGGAATTGTTTGATTATAAGCCGAAATTAAAAGAAATGTTTGGACAGGAACTGCCTGCATCTGTTCGGGGTAACCAACGTCTCACCGGCATGTCATCCGGACAGCGGTCGTTTCCGCTGGCGTTTGGTAAGTTTAACTTTGCCCAGCATGGCAACAGCCGTGCCTGGATCAGCGATTTATTACCCTATCACACGCAGATTGCGGATGAAGTTTGCTTTATCAAATCCATGCATACCGAAGCCATTAACCATGATCCGGCTGTTACTTTTGTACAAACTGGTTCACAGCAGGCCGGCCGGCCTAGTTTTGGTTCGTGGGTAAGTTATGGCTTGGGTTCAGATAATGAAAATCTTCCTTCTTTCTGTGTATTGCTTTCCAAAGGAAAAGGGGGTGATCAGCCGCTATATGCTAAATTGTGGGGAAATGGATTCTTGCCTTCTGAGCATCAGGGGGTAATGTTCCGTTCCGGCAAAGATCCGGTATTGTATCTGAATGATCCTTCTGGTATTGACCGGACCAGCCGCCGCCGGATGCTGGATTACCTGGCTAAAATGCACCAGGAGCAATTCAAGCACGTACTCGACCCCGAAATTAATTCCCGTGTTTCACAGTACGAAATGGCTTACCGGATGCAAACCTCCGTTCCTGAAACTTTAGATATTTCCAGAGAGCCGGATTACATTTATGATATGTATGGTCCGGATTCCAGAATTCCTGGCACTTTTGCTGCCAATTGCCTCTTAGCCCGCCGTCTTGCCGAACGGGATGTGAAGTTTGTACAATTGTATCACCAGGGCTGGGATCAGCATGGCAACCTGCCGAATGATATTAAGATTATGGCCAAAAGCGTAGATCAGGCTTCGGCTGCGCTGGTAAAAGATCTCAAGCAAAGAGGTTTACTGGAAGATACGTTGGTGGTTTGGGGCGGTGAATTTGGCCGGACCAATTATTCCCAGGGCAAACTTACCCCTGAAAACTATGGCCGTGATCACCATCCGCGTTGTTTTACAGTCTGGATGGCAGGTGCCGGTATCAAAAAAGGTTTCAGCTTCGGCGAAACCGACGATTTTGGTTACAACGTTGTAAAAGACCCGGTTCATGTACACGACTTCCAGGCCACAGCCATGTACTTGCTGGGTATCGACCATGAAAAACTCATATTCAAACATCAAGGCCGCCGGTATCGCCTTACTGATGTAGCTGGTAAAGTAGTAAAAGAGATTATGGCGTAA
- a CDS encoding MotA/TolQ/ExbB proton channel family protein yields the protein MMELFISGGMQFMIPISLLAILSIMLISKKAYDLFVKKDAPTDSLKTGLHAILFTGSLCFAWGMLGQTMGIYQMLQYISGSTQEVKPHIIAGGLQISMIPTAYGLIIFMISSLCWFVLLGRYKQLSKSNHIRQ from the coding sequence ATGATGGAATTATTTATTTCAGGCGGAATGCAGTTTATGATACCTATCAGCCTGCTGGCTATTCTTAGTATCATGCTGATTAGTAAAAAAGCCTATGATTTATTTGTAAAAAAGGATGCACCCACAGATTCTTTAAAAACAGGATTACATGCCATTTTATTTACCGGAAGTTTGTGTTTTGCCTGGGGAATGCTAGGACAAACAATGGGAATTTATCAGATGTTGCAGTATATCTCCGGTTCAACGCAGGAAGTAAAACCACATATTATTGCCGGAGGATTACAAATATCTATGATACCAACCGCATATGGGTTGATTATTTTTATGATTTCGTCTTTATGCTGGTTTGTGTTGCTTGGCCGCTACAAACAATTAAGCAAGTCCAATCATATAAGGCAATAA
- a CDS encoding sensor histidine kinase, with protein sequence MSFPLERFFYGKYKLPIHILFWGIVLLFYTIFYGHQRQEYYKTFVYVCLLLPVTMGITYLMIYFLIPRFLLKRRYGLFSLLFSYTLLLSVWLESIIISIAFITIAEYKVANLNPATFDIFFLIVSMYLVVFLAIAIKLLKQWHVIQQANHLLANARLEAELKLKEAELSLLKAQIHPHFLFNTLNNLYGLTLEKSEEAPEIVLKISALLDYLLYKCNSPKVALTQEIEYIQNYLSLEKLRYNENLEVHFIVKGKVKHKLIAPMLILPFVENSFKHGVSHELDSTGISINILVEGNCLQLQVINSKVPGLVNTPQQYTSGIGLQNVKKRLDLLYADKYQLNILDQETQYQVQLKLELQESQSNVNTYRII encoded by the coding sequence ATGAGTTTTCCGCTGGAACGATTTTTTTACGGAAAATACAAACTGCCAATACATATTCTTTTCTGGGGGATAGTATTGCTCTTTTATACCATATTCTATGGCCACCAGCGCCAGGAATACTATAAGACTTTTGTATATGTATGCCTGCTGCTTCCGGTTACCATGGGGATTACCTACCTGATGATCTATTTTCTGATTCCAAGGTTTCTGCTCAAACGCAGGTATGGTTTATTCTCTTTGCTATTTAGTTATACTTTATTATTGTCTGTCTGGCTGGAATCAATTATTATTTCAATCGCATTTATTACCATTGCCGAATACAAAGTGGCTAATCTGAATCCGGCTACTTTCGATATATTCTTTCTGATTGTAAGTATGTATCTGGTGGTGTTTCTGGCTATTGCTATCAAATTACTGAAGCAGTGGCACGTTATTCAGCAGGCCAATCACTTGCTGGCAAATGCCAGATTAGAAGCGGAACTGAAGCTGAAAGAAGCCGAGCTCAGCCTGTTGAAAGCCCAGATTCATCCACATTTTTTGTTTAATACGCTTAACAATCTATATGGCCTTACTCTGGAAAAATCGGAAGAAGCCCCTGAAATAGTTCTGAAAATTTCGGCTTTACTGGATTATCTGTTATACAAATGTAATTCGCCCAAGGTAGCACTGACACAGGAAATTGAGTATATTCAAAACTATCTCTCGCTTGAAAAACTCCGGTATAACGAAAATCTGGAAGTTCATTTTATAGTGAAAGGCAAAGTGAAGCACAAACTGATTGCCCCGATGTTGATTCTTCCCTTTGTAGAAAACAGCTTTAAACATGGAGTAAGCCATGAACTTGATTCTACAGGCATTAGCATAAATATATTAGTGGAGGGAAATTGTTTGCAGCTACAGGTGATCAATTCTAAAGTACCAGGGCTTGTAAATACTCCCCAACAGTATACTTCAGGAATTGGCTTGCAGAATGTGAAAAAGCGCCTCGATCTATTGTATGCGGATAAGTATCAGTTGAACATACTAGATCAGGAGACCCAGTATCAGGTTCAATTAAAGTTAGAGCTGCAAGAAAGCCAGTCAAATGTAAATACGTACAGGATTATATAG
- a CDS encoding LytR/AlgR family response regulator transcription factor, translating into MKTSCLIIDDEPIAIKVMRSHLEKIPSIEVKATCAHALQAFEMLQHTKIDLLFLDIQMPQLTGIDFLKSLGAPPKVIFTTAYREYAVEGFELDIVDYLLKPISFERLLKALNKYYKLTAASLPVLQAAHSPVNESYMYVKSERKVIKVNLGDIFFIESLKDYVKIHTKTGMIITKQQISSFEEKLPPEQFIRIHRAYIVAVAYIKAFTADTIEVMQHELPIGRSYKSSTLHFLNYKAD; encoded by the coding sequence TTGAAAACTTCCTGCCTCATTATAGATGATGAACCTATTGCGATAAAAGTCATGCGTTCGCATCTGGAAAAAATTCCCAGTATAGAAGTGAAAGCTACCTGTGCACATGCCTTACAGGCGTTTGAAATGCTGCAACATACCAAAATAGACCTATTGTTTCTCGATATTCAAATGCCGCAGCTGACAGGTATTGACTTTCTGAAATCACTTGGTGCGCCTCCCAAAGTGATTTTTACTACCGCTTACCGCGAATATGCGGTGGAAGGATTTGAGCTGGATATTGTAGATTATTTGCTCAAACCCATTTCGTTTGAACGGCTATTAAAAGCACTTAACAAATATTATAAACTAACAGCTGCCAGTTTACCTGTCCTGCAAGCTGCTCACTCTCCTGTGAACGAAAGCTATATGTATGTAAAATCTGAGAGGAAGGTTATTAAAGTGAATTTAGGTGATATTTTTTTTATTGAAAGTTTAAAAGATTATGTAAAAATCCATACAAAAACCGGCATGATCATTACCAAACAACAGATCAGTTCTTTTGAAGAAAAACTTCCGCCAGAGCAATTTATCCGGATTCATAGAGCTTATATCGTCGCTGTAGCCTATATCAAAGCATTTACTGCTGACACCATCGAAGTGATGCAGCATGAACTACCTATTGGCCGGAGTTATAAAAGCTCAACCCTGCATTTTCTGAACTATAAAGCAGATTAA
- a CDS encoding PIG-L family deacetylase, producing MKYLTSLLLIYCLLIIPVSAQDFPSLPGHVLNLQSGKTGARNIPQDQGMSGVWQKLQKLTTTASVLHTVAHPDDEQADMITQLSRGKGVRTSLLSLNRGEGGANVLGSEIFDGLGLLRTEELLLAGAYYGLDDLYFTDVADYGYSKRVEEAYEKWGKEQVLKEMVRVIRINRPMVIVSRFHGSERDGHGNHQAAGELTPEAFRLAGDPNVFPEQITEGLRPWKALKVYRGGVKADEPWQVSVETGEYSPWLGDTYGNFAFLGYSFHRSQFGGVRFQMAGSSRPYYERLDTKNAVQEKDFFEGIDTSLPGIFKLTGETAPKELIDLLSQAENDIKKAIAGFQPAQLSAVIPPLTSALSNLRKAISLSQSQKEALFLMQIKERQVLETIHAASGIEIQAMALPMSFTGTEHFYQPPPVLEAVVPGQTFKVQVSIVNNSNQLLQAGNITLQMPSGWQVQTSTVAAQRLEPHEKTEQLFTVTAAANTPVSQAYFTRNSLQENRYQLKQKSAYPLPLEPPVVMAVSSYIMGNEKIQVQQPVLTRKVNLPYGYSLYTLKVLPEIAVNVQPASAVIPLSDKPVTIPLQVELLSNADGNINGKLRLKAPSGWKITPEQTPFAFAKAGEKNSYTFQLTIPKTGKQTYELSAVATVNGKDFSMGYTRIEHQDLDYQLLFRPSTIHVSAIDVKIAPGLTIGYIMGAGDDVPKGLEQLGAKVQLLSANDLAAQDLQNFNAILIGTRAYAVRPELQTYHQRLMDYVKAGGNLIVLYQTQEFVPEKMAPYTASLPFNAEETSEENSSIQILSASHPALNTPNKITLADFDNWVEQRGSKFFSTWDAAYTPIISTQDHGQAPQKGGWLMATYGKGNYTYFAYALHRQLPYGVPGAYRILANLVSLGKK from the coding sequence ATGAAATATTTAACAAGCCTCCTGCTCATATACTGCCTGCTGATTATACCAGTTTCGGCACAAGACTTTCCGTCTTTGCCTGGCCATGTGCTGAATTTACAATCTGGTAAAACAGGTGCCAGAAATATACCACAAGACCAGGGCATGTCTGGAGTGTGGCAAAAATTACAAAAACTGACTACTACCGCCAGTGTATTACACACGGTAGCCCATCCCGACGATGAACAGGCTGATATGATTACGCAACTCAGCCGGGGAAAAGGAGTACGCACTTCCTTATTATCCTTAAACCGGGGAGAAGGCGGAGCAAACGTACTGGGAAGTGAAATCTTTGATGGCCTCGGTTTACTCCGTACGGAAGAATTATTGCTGGCTGGTGCTTATTATGGCTTAGATGACTTATATTTTACAGATGTTGCCGATTACGGCTATTCCAAACGGGTAGAGGAAGCCTATGAAAAATGGGGCAAAGAACAAGTGCTAAAAGAAATGGTACGTGTGATCCGCATCAACAGGCCGATGGTGATTGTTTCCAGGTTTCATGGGTCTGAGCGGGATGGGCATGGCAATCACCAGGCAGCCGGCGAATTAACGCCAGAAGCCTTCCGGCTGGCAGGTGATCCAAACGTTTTTCCCGAACAAATTACTGAAGGCTTGCGGCCCTGGAAAGCGCTGAAAGTATACCGGGGCGGCGTAAAAGCGGACGAACCCTGGCAGGTAAGTGTAGAAACTGGTGAATACTCGCCCTGGCTGGGAGATACTTACGGGAATTTTGCTTTTCTGGGCTATAGCTTCCACCGGTCGCAGTTCGGAGGTGTACGGTTTCAGATGGCTGGTTCTTCCAGACCATATTATGAAAGGCTCGATACTAAGAATGCAGTCCAGGAAAAAGATTTTTTTGAAGGAATAGACACCTCACTGCCAGGCATATTCAAACTAACTGGTGAAACAGCACCCAAAGAGTTAATTGATTTGCTCAGTCAGGCAGAAAATGATATAAAAAAAGCCATAGCCGGTTTTCAGCCTGCTCAATTATCAGCTGTTATTCCTCCCCTCACTTCGGCTTTATCGAACCTCAGAAAAGCTATTTCGCTGAGCCAATCCCAAAAAGAAGCGCTGTTTCTGATGCAGATTAAAGAACGGCAGGTGCTGGAAACAATTCATGCTGCCTCAGGTATTGAGATTCAAGCAATGGCATTACCCATGTCTTTTACAGGAACAGAACATTTTTACCAGCCACCCCCAGTATTGGAAGCAGTTGTACCAGGACAGACTTTTAAGGTACAGGTTAGTATAGTGAATAACAGCAACCAGCTATTGCAAGCCGGGAATATTACTTTACAGATGCCTTCCGGATGGCAAGTACAAACAAGTACAGTTGCGGCGCAACGTTTAGAACCACATGAAAAAACAGAGCAACTATTTACAGTTACAGCAGCTGCCAATACGCCGGTTTCACAAGCCTATTTCACACGAAATTCTTTGCAGGAAAACCGCTATCAGCTCAAACAGAAATCTGCCTATCCTTTGCCCCTGGAACCACCTGTGGTAATGGCGGTAAGTTCATATATAATGGGTAACGAAAAAATACAGGTACAACAGCCGGTACTCACCCGCAAAGTGAATCTGCCGTATGGCTATAGTTTATATACGCTGAAAGTATTACCGGAAATTGCCGTAAATGTGCAGCCTGCCTCTGCTGTTATCCCCCTTTCCGATAAGCCAGTAACTATTCCGCTACAAGTCGAACTGCTCAGTAATGCAGATGGAAATATAAATGGAAAACTCCGTTTGAAAGCACCTTCCGGATGGAAGATCACCCCAGAGCAAACCCCTTTTGCATTTGCAAAGGCTGGTGAAAAGAACAGCTATACATTTCAATTGACCATACCCAAAACAGGTAAGCAAACCTATGAACTTTCGGCTGTTGCTACTGTGAATGGAAAAGATTTTTCGATGGGCTATACCCGTATTGAACACCAGGACCTGGATTATCAATTGCTTTTCCGCCCGTCGACTATTCATGTGAGTGCGATTGATGTAAAAATCGCACCAGGACTTACGATTGGTTATATCATGGGTGCCGGAGATGATGTACCGAAAGGCCTGGAACAACTAGGGGCAAAAGTACAATTGCTAAGTGCAAATGATTTAGCTGCCCAAGATCTGCAAAATTTTAATGCAATTCTTATCGGAACCAGGGCTTATGCCGTACGGCCAGAACTGCAGACTTATCACCAGCGCCTGATGGACTATGTAAAAGCCGGAGGAAACCTGATTGTATTATACCAGACACAGGAATTTGTCCCCGAAAAAATGGCTCCCTATACTGCCAGCTTGCCTTTTAATGCAGAAGAAACCTCTGAAGAAAACAGCTCCATTCAAATTCTATCAGCTTCGCATCCGGCACTAAATACGCCCAACAAAATTACCCTGGCAGATTTTGATAACTGGGTAGAGCAACGGGGTTCTAAGTTTTTTTCCACCTGGGATGCTGCCTATACACCTATTATTTCTACTCAGGATCATGGTCAAGCTCCCCAGAAAGGTGGCTGGCTCATGGCAACTTATGGCAAGGGAAATTATACTTATTTTGCGTATGCCTTACACCGGCAATTACCCTATGGAGTACCAGGTGCCTACCGTATTCTGGCAAACCTTGTATCATTAGGAAAAAAGTGA
- a CDS encoding c-type heme family protein gives MIRYILLYSCFLFMLGSCSENNSSRGIDSKEVAQEIKNREVRHIPQAQIVETATQKGQLISDTIQATLTHTLTRVLQEKGIEEAAKYCNLEKLESVKGLEKQYLATIKRARLKGKKSGQKLNEMEAQLLDAYRYNAENNLPLENNVQKSGPEYLLFTAPITLNNSVCLKCHGKVGQDISENDWLILQKAYKLDSLVNYQQNQPIAIYSILFQRKGIIADL, from the coding sequence ATGATCAGATATATTCTTTTATATAGTTGCTTTTTGTTTATGCTGGGAAGTTGTAGTGAAAATAACAGCAGCCGGGGAATCGATAGTAAAGAGGTAGCACAGGAAATTAAAAACCGGGAAGTGAGGCATATTCCACAGGCGCAAATTGTAGAAACTGCTACCCAGAAAGGGCAACTTATATCCGATACGATACAGGCGACACTCACCCATACTTTAACCAGAGTGTTACAGGAGAAAGGAATTGAAGAAGCAGCAAAATATTGCAATCTTGAAAAGCTTGAATCTGTAAAAGGACTAGAAAAACAATACCTGGCAACTATCAAAAGGGCTAGGTTGAAGGGTAAAAAATCAGGCCAGAAGCTCAATGAGATGGAAGCCCAGTTGCTGGATGCGTACCGGTATAATGCAGAAAATAACCTGCCCCTGGAAAATAATGTGCAAAAATCTGGTCCGGAATACCTGCTTTTTACGGCTCCGATTACTTTAAATAATAGCGTTTGCCTGAAATGCCATGGAAAAGTAGGACAGGATATTTCAGAGAATGATTGGCTCATCTTACAAAAAGCCTATAAGTTGGATAGTCTGGTAAATTACCAACAAAACCAGCCTATAGCTATCTATAGTATTTTATTCCAAAGGAAAGGTATTATTGCTGATTTGTAA
- a CDS encoding WapI family immunity protein has translation MKIINEYKTHWIELEKSEEENYYYLSVGISVQIKTKQLNCFFETIWIEQDQIDSFITALQALDEKRVGKVELKGMSPDAFSLSIQAIDERGHLAVGICIESPIYIVAGMKERVLTGFEIDPTSIPEIITGLKKIKN, from the coding sequence ATGAAAATAATAAATGAATATAAGACTCATTGGATTGAGCTTGAAAAAAGTGAGGAAGAAAACTATTATTATTTATCTGTTGGAATAAGTGTTCAAATAAAGACAAAACAATTGAATTGCTTTTTTGAAACAATTTGGATTGAGCAAGATCAAATAGATAGTTTTATTACTGCATTACAAGCATTAGATGAAAAACGGGTAGGGAAAGTTGAGCTAAAAGGCATGTCTCCTGATGCTTTTTCATTATCTATACAAGCCATTGACGAAAGGGGACATTTAGCAGTTGGAATATGTATTGAATCACCCATTTATATAGTAGCTGGTATGAAAGAGCGAGTACTGACTGGATTTGAAATTGACCCAACTTCTATACCTGAGATAATAACAGGATTAAAAAAGATAAAAAATTAA
- a CDS encoding HdeD family acid-resistance protein yields the protein MITRLQLLNEIENKLIAVKGSLCAIFGLTCIISIFLDNRNFTFLAYTLGIFTLVSGLISLLTIAKEKISFRHFALFHYEGIASFILGMLILGFRQTAISIFMGILGGIAVGIGLMQIALAFDIHTFKIKEGVLIYSGILTVLLGAILFNNPDSISEFVSILLGVFFIVLGGYVGWSAWKHARLQKKSSVVAAESSAPVHAQVTLMPVKSPNQFSA from the coding sequence ATGATCACCAGATTACAGTTATTAAATGAAATTGAAAATAAATTAATTGCGGTAAAAGGTTCGCTTTGTGCAATTTTTGGCCTTACCTGCATCATTTCTATTTTCCTCGACAATAGAAATTTTACTTTTTTGGCTTATACCTTAGGTATTTTTACCCTCGTCAGCGGACTGATTAGCCTGCTCACCATAGCGAAGGAGAAAATATCATTCCGGCATTTCGCCCTATTTCATTACGAAGGCATTGCCAGTTTTATTCTGGGTATGCTCATTTTAGGTTTTCGGCAAACAGCCATAAGTATATTTATGGGGATTCTGGGAGGGATAGCTGTAGGCATTGGCCTGATGCAAATTGCCCTTGCCTTTGATATACATACTTTTAAAATAAAGGAAGGGGTACTGATCTACAGTGGTATTCTCACTGTGCTGCTGGGGGCTATCTTATTTAATAACCCCGATTCTATTTCGGAGTTTGTGAGCATTTTGCTGGGTGTATTCTTCATCGTACTGGGTGGATATGTAGGCTGGTCGGCCTGGAAACATGCCAGACTGCAGAAAAAATCATCTGTTGTGGCTGCAGAATCATCTGCACCTGTTCATGCCCAGGTGACGTTGATGCCGGTAAAGTCACCGAATCAGTTTTCCGCATAG
- a CDS encoding helix-turn-helix domain-containing protein, with the protein MPTHQIFLDFLSVINFLGVVQGLFLAVIFLFAKQSNKLANRILALMLFCFSADILEIWLCYTGYIYYVPWLINTTESFAFMYGPLILLYTLALTKPGFAFQKKHLLYFIPAVAYLIHRIPFYLQSNAFKLYDVSVAYQRNLVPRVKAAPIWWFPHVLSISGELLDILVFIWSVIFNLISLRMVYLYTRKHHTNLFATDNIQLNWLVRTSIYLTSIFVVFAAFSFTDTHDLGDIYIATAISVIFYAITFQVVIHSQVLSAGHQVQEPKKKYEKSTLQAEQAEKSLKKLLAYMETEKPYLNSELGQGELAEALSLSTHHLSQLINEQLKLNFFDFINRYRVEEIKRKLHDPKLAHLKIEEIAFETGFNSKSAFNTAFKKFTQTTPSQFRKEANISQ; encoded by the coding sequence ATGCCTACACATCAAATATTCCTGGATTTTTTATCAGTTATTAATTTTTTGGGTGTTGTCCAGGGGCTTTTTCTAGCGGTTATTTTTCTATTTGCCAAACAATCAAATAAGCTCGCCAACCGGATTCTGGCACTTATGTTATTTTGCTTTTCGGCAGATATTCTGGAAATATGGCTTTGCTATACTGGCTATATCTATTATGTACCCTGGCTGATTAATACTACTGAATCTTTTGCCTTTATGTATGGGCCACTGATTCTGCTCTATACGCTGGCTTTAACTAAGCCTGGTTTTGCATTCCAAAAAAAACACCTGCTTTATTTTATTCCGGCTGTAGCCTACCTGATCCACCGGATTCCATTTTATCTACAAAGTAATGCCTTTAAATTATACGATGTATCGGTAGCATATCAGCGGAATCTTGTTCCTCGGGTAAAAGCTGCTCCTATCTGGTGGTTTCCTCATGTATTGAGTATTTCAGGCGAATTACTGGATATTCTGGTTTTTATCTGGTCGGTGATTTTTAATTTGATCAGCCTTCGCATGGTGTACTTGTATACCCGCAAGCATCATACAAACCTGTTTGCTACCGATAATATTCAACTCAACTGGCTAGTGCGCACTTCAATATACCTGACCAGCATTTTTGTGGTATTTGCAGCTTTTTCCTTCACCGACACCCACGACCTGGGAGATATTTACATTGCAACGGCTATTTCTGTTATATTTTATGCCATCACTTTCCAGGTGGTGATTCACTCTCAGGTATTGTCGGCTGGTCACCAGGTACAGGAGCCTAAAAAGAAATATGAAAAATCAACGCTTCAGGCTGAACAGGCGGAAAAATCGCTTAAGAAGTTACTGGCTTATATGGAAACCGAAAAACCGTATCTGAATAGCGAATTAGGGCAAGGTGAACTGGCAGAAGCTTTATCGTTGTCTACACATCATCTTTCGCAGCTCATCAACGAACAGCTCAAGCTGAACTTTTTTGATTTTATAAACAGGTACCGGGTGGAAGAAATTAAACGGAAACTGCACGACCCTAAACTAGCCCATCTGAAAATAGAGGAAATTGCTTTCGAAACCGGGTTTAATTCCAAATCTGCTTTTAATACTGCGTTTAAAAAGTTCACCCAAACCACCCCTTCTCAATTCCGCAAGGAAGCCAACATTTCCCAGTAA